The segment ACGCCTCGCCCCACCCGCCTTTTCGCGCGCACAACTCTCACCGCCCGATTTCGTTCACATCCACGAATCGCAGCGCGACTCGACTCTCAGCGCGGGATTGATCGAGCGACACGGTGAATCGCGCCTCCCAGTCGTTCTGCTCCGCCGGATCCACCAACACCTGCGCGATCTCCCACTCGCCGGTGTCCGGCGTCGCATCCCAGTGCGTGTGCTTGGTCGAGCGACCTTCGGGATCCAACTGGAACCGACCGCGGGCGTCGAAGTAGCGCATGAACGCATCCTCGATCCGGCGCGGCTCACCCTCGCCTCCGCCGACGCGTTCGGCGGCGTTTTCCCAATCGCCACCGGCCACGTCCTGCAGGAAACCGAGCAGCGCCGTGCGCACCAGCCGCCGGAATCCAGCGCGATCGCGCGTGATATCGAATGTCGCCGGCCGCTCGGGTTTGTCCGCCGTCTCCGCGGCGACAAAATTCGGATCGCGCAGCCGTTCCCATTCCTCGAGCAGGCTTGAGTCGATCCCGCGGATCAGCTCGCGAAAATAGGTTTCCATTTCGATGACCGGCTCCGTCTTCGCGGTGTCAGGCACCGTCTGGCTCAGCACTTTCCAGGTTTGGGAAAGATGGCGCAACAGCAGCCCTTCCGAGCGTTCGAGACCGTAATCGCGGATGTAGTCGGCGAACGACAGGTAGCGCTCATACATCTCGCGCGCGATCGATTTAGGCCGGATGTTCTCCTCGCCCACCCACGGATGCGCCGCCGCCCAGGCGTTGAAGGTGTCGTAGAGAAATTCCCGTCGCGGTTTCGGATGCTCGACCTCGTCGAGTTTCTCCATCCGTTCCTCATACGGCACGTCGGCGGCCTTCAGTTCGGCGAGCTTCTCCGTCTTCAGCTTGTCCACCTGCCGCCGCAGGATCTGCTCGGGATCCTCGACGATCGCCTCGCACAGCGTGAGCACGTCGAACGGATAGTCCGGCGACTCGCGGTCGAGCAGCGGCAGCGTGTCGATCAAGTAGAGCGAGAGCGCCTGATGCAGTGAGAAATCCTCCTGCAGGTCCACGTTCACGCGGAGTTTGCTCGGCGGTAGGGCCGCCGCTTGCCGGCGACCGGGATCATCGACAGGCGAACGCACCCCGCCTTCGCGGCCGGCGGCGAGCGCCGGCCCTACATCGGAATATGCGGCCGTGGCCTTCGGCAGAAACTCCACGATCTTCCGTTCGAGCAGCGCGCGGAAAAGCTGCCACGCGCGATGGCGCAGCGCCTTCTTCTTGTGCGGCGTTTCATGACAGTCCGCGATCATCTGCCGCATCGCCCGGCAGCCATCGGTCTCGCGGCTCAGCATGAGCAGCAGCATGCCGTGCGAAATCTCGAACCGGGACACCAGCCCCTCCGGCGGCGCCGCCAGCAGCCGCTCGTAGGTGCGAAAATCCCAGCTCACCGCGCCTTCGGGTGCGCGCTGCTTCACGACCTTTTTCTTCTTCGGATCGGCCGCGGCTTTCTCCTCCGCGCGCTTGTTCTCGATCACGTGCTCTGGTGCCTGCACGACGACGTAGCCGGTGTCGTCGAAACCTTTCCGCCCGGCCCGGCCCGCCACCTGCCGGAAATCGCGCACGCTCAGAACTGCCGCCTTGATGCCGTCGTATTTCCACAGCTGCGTGAACAACACCGTGCGGATCGGCACGTTGATGCCGACGCCCAGCGTGTCCGTGCCGCAGATCAACTTGAGCAGTCCTTTCTGCGCGAGCTGCTCCACCAACACGCGATACTTCGGCAGCAGACCAGCGTGATGCACGCCGATGCCGTGCCGCAGCCAGCGCTTCATTTCCTTGCCGTAGGGGCTGTTAAACTTCGCGCCGAGCAACGCCTCCTGCAGCGCCGCCTTTTCCTCCTTGGTGCAGACGTTCAGGCTCATCAACGCCTGCGCCGCGTCCGATGCCGACCGCTGCGTGAAATACACCAGGTAGATCGGCGCCCGCCGCATCTGGATCAGCTCGGCGATCTTCTCGGTCAGCGGCGTCTCCGAATACTCGAACGTCAGCGGCACCGGCCGGCGATCGCCGCGCACCGTGACCGTCGGTGCGCCGGTGATCCGGGTGAGTTCCTTTTCGAAGAACTCCGTCGCGCCGAGCGTGGCCGACATGAGCAGGAAGCGCGTTTGCGGCATCGTGAGCAGCGGCACCTGCCACGCGTAGCCGCGCTCCGGATCTCTGTAGTAGTGAAACTCGTCCATCACCACCGCGCGGATGTCGCTGCGGTCGCCGCGATGCAGCGCGATGTTGGCCAGGATCTCCGCCGTGCAGCAGAGCACGGGGGCCTGCGGGTTCACGCTCGCGTCACCGGTCATCATGCCGACGTTTTCCGGACCGTAGTCGCGGCAGAGCGCGAGAAACTTTTCGTTCACCAGCGCCTTGATCGGACAGGTGTAGACCGAACGTTCGCCCGCGCAGAGCGACTTGAAGTGCAGCGCCGAGGCGACGAGAGATTTACCCGAACCGGTGGGCGTGTTGAGGATCACGTTATGCCCGGCGAGCAGCTCGAGAATCGCCTCCTCCTGCTCCGGAAACAGCGTCAGCCCACGCTGCGACATCGCGCCCAGAAAATGATCGAGCACTGCGTCCGGGTTGAACGGTCCGGGCAGCGGCGCCAAGGGTGCGGCAGGCGTGGTCGACATCGCGCAAGGTCTTGCGTGCTTCGCGCCGCGATGGCGAGCTTCGACCGGTGCGACGGTGAAGCGGTGAAGCCGTGAAACGGTTTCGCGATGGACGGGCAGTCCGCAGGTGGGCGCGTGATCCGTAACGCGCCGGGTTCGGCGAACCTTGGACCATCTCAGCGGCGCGTTAGGCATAACGCGCCCTACCGCCTCACCGCTTCACCGTTTCACCGATTGTCGCGCTCGGCTCCACCGTCAGCTTCATGCCCGCGGCATCCGTGCCGGCGGAATCAGCCCACGCCGCGAACGCGATCATGCCGGCGTTGTCGCCCGTGTGCTGCGGCTGCGCCGCGAAAAATGGGATCTGCGACCGCTGCGCCTCGCGCTCCAACGCCGCGCGCAGCGTGCGGTTGTTCGCGACGCCGCCGGAAAGCCCAAGGCTGCGGTAGTCGCCCTCACCCTGCCGCAGCGCGGCGCGCGTTTTGCGGACGAGCGCGTCGACCACCGCCTGCTGGTAGCTCGCACACAGGTCGGATCGACGGGCCACGACCTCCTCGGGCGAGAGCTTCTCGATGAGGTAGCGCAAGCTCGTCTTCAGCCCGGAAAAACTGAAATCCAGTTCGTCGCGCCGGCCGATTCCGCGCGGGAAATCATACGCGTCGGCGCGACCTGTCGCCGCGAGTTTCTCGATCAGCGGTCCGCCCGGATAGCTGAGTCCGAGCAGCTTCGCGCCTTTGTCGAGCGCCTCGCCCGCCGCGTCGTCGCGCGTCGTGGAGAGCACGGTGACCTGGCGCGCGCGATCAACCGCGAACAGCAGCGTGTTGCCACCCGACACGATCAGCCCGAGATGCGGCAGCAGCGCGGCGAGCCGATCGCCGAACTCCGCCGGCGCGTCAGCGTGGAGTCGAATGAACGGCGACCAGACGTGCCCGCGCAGGTGGTTGACTCCGACGAGCGGCACGCGCCATTGGAGCGCCAGCGCTTTCGCCGCGGCCACGCCGATCGCGAGGCAGGCCGCGAGCCCGGGCCCGTTGGTCACCGCGACTTGCGTGATCGCGTCAAACGGCACTGCCGCCTGCGCCCGTTCGAGCAGCGGCGCGAAATGCCGCAGGTGCTCGCGGGTGGCTAGGTCCGGCACGACGCCACCGTGGCGCTCGTGCAGCGCGATCTGACTGTGCACCCACTCGCCGACGAGGCCGCGCGCCGGGTCGAATACCGCCACCGCGGTTTCGTCGCAGGAACTTTCGAGCGCGAGGATCATTGGGTGCGGAGTCTAGAGCTGAGAGTCCAGAGCTGAGAGTCCGGAGACCATCCGAAAATCGCACGATATCGGTTGTAGGGCTGCCGCTGGCCGGCAGCCGCGAACCACCACCGAGCGCCTGACGCGTCCCCGGCCGGCGGCAAGCACCGGCCCTACGTCCGATCCGCCCTCCGGCAATCGACTTTCGCCATCGTCGACTCGCTGTAGGGCCGCCGCTGGCCGGCGGCCGGGATCACCGACAGTCGAACGTTCCTCGCCTTCGCGGCCGGCGGCGGGTTCGACGGGCTCACCGCGGGCGAACACCGGCCCTACGGAGAGTCTGCTGCCGGAATGCGGTTTCAGAAAGCCTCCAAAACTGAGAGAGCGCATCATCGGTGCGCCACCGGCTCGCCCGCCGCGGCCACTGTGCGCCGCTGATCCAGCAGCTTGATGCCACGGAGCACGCCGAGCGCCGCCGCGAGTTGCCGGTCTTCGATCGGCGTGAAGCCGAACCGAGCTTTGAACTCGGCCGGATCCGTCACGTCCGGCCGCGTGCGCTGCACGCGCAGCTTGCTGTCCTCCTCCGGCGACAGCACCAGCTCCACGTGCGGCGCGATGCCTTTCTCGTGAATGCTGATGCCGTTCGGCGTGAAGTAGCGCGCGGTGGTCAGCCGCAGGCCCTCGCCGTCGTTGAGCTTGAAGATCGATTGCACGGAGCCCTTGCCGAACGACCGCTCGCCGAGCACGACTGCACGGCCCGTGTCCTTCAAGGCCCCAGTCACCACCTCGGCTGCGCTGGCGGTGCCGGCGTTGATGAGCACAACGACCGGCAGGTCCAGCGGTTCGCCGTCGACTTCCGCGTGAAAGCTCTCCGAGTCGATCGCCTTGCGGCCGCGCGTGTAGACGATCAACTCGCCTCGCCGGAAAAACGGCTCGGCCACGGCAACCGCGGCATCGAGCAGTCCACCGGGATTGTTGCGCAAGTCGATCACCAGGCTGTCAACGCCCTCCTGCAGCAGCGTGTCCAACGCCCGGCCAAACTCCTCGCCGGTGCGCTCGGAAAAATCGGTGATCAGGATGTAGCCCGTGTGATCGGCGAGCACCTGCGGCGCGCGCACGCTCTCGAGTTGGATCAGCTCACGCGTGAGCGTGTGTCGGAACCGCTGGCCCGTGCTCGCGCGCAACAGCTCGATCGTCACCTGCGTGCCGGGTTTGCCCCGCAGGTTCTCGATCACGCCCTCCATCGGCGACTCCTTGTCCAGCCCCTTGCCGTCAACACTCAGAATCTCGTCGCCGCGCTGGACGCCCGCGCGCTCGCTCGGTGAGTTCGCGATCGGCGCGATGACGAGTACGTGACCTTTGCGCAGTTCGACCTGGATGCCGATGCCGCTGAAGTCGCCGGTCAGCTGTTCCTCCAGCTCGTCGAAATCGCCCGGCTCCAAGAATTCCGAATGTGGGTCGAGCGACTCGACCATGCCGTGCACCGCCTGTTTCGCCAGCTGACGGTAGCCCGCGCGGCCCGCGTCGACATAGTTTTCATTCACCATCCGGAGGACGTCGCGCACATAGTCGGTGGAGCGGTTGAGCTCGCGATTAGGCCACCAGCTCCACGCAAGTGAAAGCCGGGCCGCCGTCACCGTGAGCGCAAAGCCCAACGCGACGCCCACCGCGAGCACGAGGATCCGTCTAAACATGGCCGCGACTGTGGGCAGCCAACGTGGCTTTGTAAATGGGTTCGTCAGCCCCGCCGTCGAACGCCGCAATTACCGCCCATCGTCGTCGTTCTCGTTCTCCTTCCCGTTCTCGTTCTCGTTTTCATTGTCTGAATCCCGGGAGCACGAGAACGATTACGAGAACGAGAACGATCATGAGGGGAGAGAAAGAGAACGACATGGGCGCGCTCACCGCCGGCCTATTTCTCTTGTGCGTTTTGCGCCTTTTTGCGGCATGTTCCGTTTCATGTCCGCTCCGACCGAACCTTCGGCTGAGTTTCTCGCCCTCTTCCGCGCGCAGGCGGATGCCGACGAGCGGATGGACTTCGCCCGGTTCATGGCACTGGCGCTCTACGCGCCGGGTGTCGGCTATTACCGCCGCGGCCAGCCGCGGATCGGGTTCGGCCAGGGCACGGACTTTTTCACGGCCAGCAGCAGCGGACCGGTCTTTGGCGAACTCGTCGCCTGCGCCTGCGCGGAGTTGCTCGGCGCGGCGGCCGCGCAGGCCACGTTCGTCGAAATCGGCAACGAAACCCCGGGCGGCATCCTCGCGGGCGTGCCACATCCGTTCGCCGGCGTGCGCACGCTCCCGTTGGGTGAACCGATCGAGCTGAGCGGAGCGTGCGTCGTGTTCTCGAACGAGCTGTTCGACGCGCAACCGTTTCGGCGGTTCGCCTTCCGTGACGGGGCGTGGCGCGAACTCGGCGTCGCCTTTCGCGGCGGCCGACTCGTCGAAACGGAATTGGAAACCGCCCCGCCGGACGAACTCCCCACGCTCGCACCCGAAGGCTACGTGATCGACGCGCCGATCGCCGCCGCCGCGCTCGCGGGCCAAATCGCCGCGCAGCCGTGGACGGGATTGTTCGTCGCTTTCGATTACGGCAAATCGTGGCGTGAGCTCACCGAGGCATGCCCGGCCGGCACCGCCCGCGCTTACCACGCCCACCAGCAAAGCAACGATCTGCTCGCCCGTCCCGGGGAGCAGGACCTCACGTGTCACGTGTGCTGGGACTGGATCGCGGCGGCGCTGACGAAGCACGGCTTCGCGGCGCCCGCGCTCGATTCCCAGGAGGCGTTCCTGATCCGGCACGCGCAATCCGCGATCGCCGCGATTTCCACCAGCGAAGCCGCCCACTACAGCCGCAAGAAGCTGTCGCTGCTGCAGCTGCTGCATCCCAGCCACCTCGGGCAGAAGTTTCAGGTGCTGCACGCGCGGCGATGAGGAGAGAATATCGCTCCGGGGCGCCTGCCCGGTTGTAGCCGAGGTCGCCGACCTCGGCAGCCGGGCTCACCGAGCCCGGCTACAATGACACGGCAGGTCAGGACCGCCTCGTCCGTCGGTCACAGCGTTCCCCGTCCGCCACCTCTGAGAAATCACTTGCTTCGCCTCTGCGCCGGCCTTTACTCCCGACCCTTTAACTAAACCGACACCATCATGGCTAGAATCTGTGCAATCACCGGTCGCCGGCCCGTCAAGGGCTCGATCATCAACCGCAAAGGTCAGTCGAAGAAGAGCGGCGGCATCGGCACGCACGTGACCACCATCACGAAGCGCAAGTTTCGGCCGAACCTCCAGCGCATCCGCGTGAAGCTGCCGAACGGCGGCACCAAGCGCATGTTGGTGTCCGTCAAGGCCCTGAAGGCCGGTCTGGTCGAAAAGGCCTGATCGTTCTCCTCCCCCTCTCTTTCGGCCCGCGAGTCCACTCGCGGGCCTTTTTTTGCCCGCGTGACGGGAATTGGCTTCTCGCCATCGAATGGAGTTGCCATACCAGCGCTCACGCATGGCTGCCCCCGCCCCGCCTGCCCCGGCCGCGCTCCCGATCGCTGCGAAAGTAGACGGTGAGATGACGCGGCTTTTGTATCGATCCGCGGGTTTCGGGCTGTTTTCCAACTTCATTCTCGCCGCGATTCTCGTCGTCGGCACGAGCCGATCGCTGTCCTGGTCGCTCCACATTCCCTGGCTGGCGGCCATTGTGCTCGTTTCCGGTGCGCGGCTGCGGCTCAACCTCCGGTTTCGCCGCGAGCAACCAAGACTCGAAACGCTGCCCCGCTGGCGCCGTGCGTTCGTCGTCGGCGTCATCGCGTCGGGGATCGTCTGGGGTATTGCCGGCTGGGTGTATTTCGGCGCCAGCGACAGCACCGGCCGCCTCCTGCTGGCGATGATTCTCATGGGGCTCAATGCCGGCGCCGCGCGTTCGCTGGCTTCGGTGCCCGCTTCCTACCGGCTCTACGTGCTCACCACGCTCGGACCGATTCTCCTGCGGTTCGCCACG is part of the Opitutus terrae PB90-1 genome and harbors:
- the tsaD gene encoding tRNA (adenosine(37)-N6)-threonylcarbamoyltransferase complex transferase subunit TsaD; translation: MILALESSCDETAVAVFDPARGLVGEWVHSQIALHERHGGVVPDLATREHLRHFAPLLERAQAAVPFDAITQVAVTNGPGLAACLAIGVAAAKALALQWRVPLVGVNHLRGHVWSPFIRLHADAPAEFGDRLAALLPHLGLIVSGGNTLLFAVDRARQVTVLSTTRDDAAGEALDKGAKLLGLSYPGGPLIEKLAATGRADAYDFPRGIGRRDELDFSFSGLKTSLRYLIEKLSPEEVVARRSDLCASYQQAVVDALVRKTRAALRQGEGDYRSLGLSGGVANNRTLRAALEREAQRSQIPFFAAQPQHTGDNAGMIAFAAWADSAGTDAAGMKLTVEPSATIGETVKR
- a CDS encoding DEAD/DEAH box helicase, whose translation is MSTTPAAPLAPLPGPFNPDAVLDHFLGAMSQRGLTLFPEQEEAILELLAGHNVILNTPTGSGKSLVASALHFKSLCAGERSVYTCPIKALVNEKFLALCRDYGPENVGMMTGDASVNPQAPVLCCTAEILANIALHRGDRSDIRAVVMDEFHYYRDPERGYAWQVPLLTMPQTRFLLMSATLGATEFFEKELTRITGAPTVTVRGDRRPVPLTFEYSETPLTEKIAELIQMRRAPIYLVYFTQRSASDAAQALMSLNVCTKEEKAALQEALLGAKFNSPYGKEMKRWLRHGIGVHHAGLLPKYRVLVEQLAQKGLLKLICGTDTLGVGINVPIRTVLFTQLWKYDGIKAAVLSVRDFRQVAGRAGRKGFDDTGYVVVQAPEHVIENKRAEEKAAADPKKKKVVKQRAPEGAVSWDFRTYERLLAAPPEGLVSRFEISHGMLLLMLSRETDGCRAMRQMIADCHETPHKKKALRHRAWQLFRALLERKIVEFLPKATAAYSDVGPALAAGREGGVRSPVDDPGRRQAAALPPSKLRVNVDLQEDFSLHQALSLYLIDTLPLLDRESPDYPFDVLTLCEAIVEDPEQILRRQVDKLKTEKLAELKAADVPYEERMEKLDEVEHPKPRREFLYDTFNAWAAAHPWVGEENIRPKSIAREMYERYLSFADYIRDYGLERSEGLLLRHLSQTWKVLSQTVPDTAKTEPVIEMETYFRELIRGIDSSLLEEWERLRDPNFVAAETADKPERPATFDITRDRAGFRRLVRTALLGFLQDVAGGDWENAAERVGGGEGEPRRIEDAFMRYFDARGRFQLDPEGRSTKHTHWDATPDTGEWEIAQVLVDPAEQNDWEARFTVSLDQSRAESRVALRFVDVNEIGR
- the rpmB gene encoding 50S ribosomal protein L28, with amino-acid sequence MARICAITGRRPVKGSIINRKGQSKKSGGIGTHVTTITKRKFRPNLQRIRVKLPNGGTKRMLVSVKALKAGLVEKA
- a CDS encoding S41 family peptidase, encoding MFRRILVLAVGVALGFALTVTAARLSLAWSWWPNRELNRSTDYVRDVLRMVNENYVDAGRAGYRQLAKQAVHGMVESLDPHSEFLEPGDFDELEEQLTGDFSGIGIQVELRKGHVLVIAPIANSPSERAGVQRGDEILSVDGKGLDKESPMEGVIENLRGKPGTQVTIELLRASTGQRFRHTLTRELIQLESVRAPQVLADHTGYILITDFSERTGEEFGRALDTLLQEGVDSLVIDLRNNPGGLLDAAVAVAEPFFRRGELIVYTRGRKAIDSESFHAEVDGEPLDLPVVVLINAGTASAAEVVTGALKDTGRAVVLGERSFGKGSVQSIFKLNDGEGLRLTTARYFTPNGISIHEKGIAPHVELVLSPEEDSKLRVQRTRPDVTDPAEFKARFGFTPIEDRQLAAALGVLRGIKLLDQRRTVAAAGEPVAHR
- a CDS encoding SAM-dependent methyltransferase, with protein sequence MSAPTEPSAEFLALFRAQADADERMDFARFMALALYAPGVGYYRRGQPRIGFGQGTDFFTASSSGPVFGELVACACAELLGAAAAQATFVEIGNETPGGILAGVPHPFAGVRTLPLGEPIELSGACVVFSNELFDAQPFRRFAFRDGAWRELGVAFRGGRLVETELETAPPDELPTLAPEGYVIDAPIAAAALAGQIAAQPWTGLFVAFDYGKSWRELTEACPAGTARAYHAHQQSNDLLARPGEQDLTCHVCWDWIAAALTKHGFAAPALDSQEAFLIRHAQSAIAAISTSEAAHYSRKKLSLLQLLHPSHLGQKFQVLHARR